The following proteins are co-located in the Pseudomonas synxantha genome:
- a CDS encoding DUF1780 domain-containing protein — MDDSDYLRLLTVAAEQANAFLSNARKWERERWVCQRLLQGLNVPYRVEEFHAAGQEPPDVLFRDASFEVFFVLDEGRRLNDEWRDELLRRRSAFSLSQLVRREAKPRRIPAHEFLLRLAPTLRKKAHNYKERGMDLGELDLVAFASLKREVLDLNSHFPPPTEYLRQGWRSLSLVGPTFARVLFAHPDAPDFLRNNLGRSIVFDVGISL, encoded by the coding sequence ATGGATGACTCAGATTATTTGCGCCTGCTCACCGTAGCAGCCGAACAAGCCAACGCGTTCCTGTCCAATGCCCGCAAATGGGAGCGTGAGCGTTGGGTTTGCCAGCGACTGTTGCAAGGCTTGAACGTGCCCTACCGCGTCGAAGAGTTTCACGCCGCAGGCCAGGAGCCGCCGGATGTGTTGTTTCGCGACGCCAGCTTCGAGGTGTTTTTCGTGCTGGACGAAGGCCGCCGCCTGAACGACGAGTGGCGCGACGAATTGCTGCGCAGGCGCAGCGCGTTCTCCTTGAGCCAGCTGGTGCGGCGCGAAGCCAAGCCACGGCGCATCCCGGCCCATGAGTTCCTGCTGCGCCTGGCGCCGACACTGCGTAAAAAAGCCCACAACTACAAAGAGCGCGGCATGGACCTGGGAGAGTTGGATCTCGTCGCCTTTGCCAGCCTCAAACGCGAAGTGCTGGACCTCAACAGCCACTTCCCGCCCCCCACCGAGTATTTGCGCCAAGGCTGGCGCTCGCTGTCGTTGGTGGGCCCAACCTTCGCCCGGGTGCTGTTCGCCCACCCGGATGCACCGGATTTCTTGCGCAACAACCTGGGGCGCAGCATAGTATTCGACGTTGGCATCAGCCTGTGA
- a CDS encoding DUF3094 family protein: MTSRLNPDDQQHVEEYLQLSQNRVERKPFRPWLLLCVVLVVVIGLGVLSRLLSYLTL, encoded by the coding sequence ATGACCAGCCGCCTGAACCCCGATGACCAACAGCATGTCGAAGAGTACCTGCAACTCTCCCAGAACAGAGTCGAGCGCAAGCCTTTCCGGCCGTGGCTGCTCCTCTGCGTGGTGCTGGTAGTGGTGATCGGGCTCGGTGTGCTGAGCCGCCTATTGAGTTACCTGACGCTATGA
- a CDS encoding NAD(P)/FAD-dependent oxidoreductase, protein MTHRIIIVGGGAGGLELATRLGKTLGKRGKASITLVDTNLTHIWKPLLHEVAAGSLNSSEDELNYVAQAKWNHFEFQLGRMSGLDREQKKIQLAATLDEEGRELVPARVLGYDSLVIAVGSTTNDFGTEGAAQHCLFLDTRKQAERFHQQLLNHYLRAHAGQTDAIEQISVAIVGAGATGVELAAELHNAAHELAAYGLDRIKPENMHITLIEAGPRVLPALPERIGGPVHKTLEKLGVTVLTNSAVSEVTADALITSSGQVIPASLKVWAAGIRAPGFLKDIDGLETNRINQLQVLQTLQTTRDENIFAFGDCAACPQPGTDRNVPPRAQAAHQQASLLAKSLKLRIEGKELPTYKYTDYGSLISLSRFSAVGNLMGNLTGSVMLEGWLARMFYVSLYRMHQMALYGFFRTAMLMLGSKIGRGTEPRLKLH, encoded by the coding sequence ATGACCCATCGTATTATTATCGTCGGCGGCGGCGCCGGCGGCCTGGAGTTGGCTACCCGCCTGGGTAAGACCCTGGGCAAGCGCGGCAAGGCCAGCATCACGCTGGTGGACACCAACCTGACCCACATCTGGAAGCCCCTGCTGCACGAAGTAGCTGCCGGCTCGCTGAACTCTTCTGAAGATGAACTCAACTATGTTGCCCAAGCGAAATGGAACCACTTCGAGTTCCAGCTGGGGCGCATGAGCGGGCTTGACCGCGAACAGAAGAAAATCCAGCTGGCTGCCACTCTCGACGAAGAAGGTCGCGAACTGGTGCCTGCACGCGTACTGGGCTATGACAGCCTGGTGATTGCTGTGGGCAGCACCACCAACGACTTCGGCACCGAGGGTGCGGCGCAACATTGCCTGTTCCTCGACACCCGCAAGCAGGCCGAGCGTTTTCACCAGCAACTGCTCAACCACTACCTGCGCGCCCATGCCGGGCAGACCGATGCCATTGAACAAATCAGCGTTGCCATCGTTGGCGCTGGCGCCACCGGCGTCGAGCTGGCCGCCGAGCTGCATAACGCCGCCCATGAGCTGGCCGCCTATGGCCTGGACCGTATCAAGCCAGAAAACATGCACATCACCCTGATCGAAGCCGGCCCGCGGGTATTGCCTGCGCTGCCGGAACGCATCGGCGGGCCGGTGCATAAAACCCTGGAGAAACTTGGGGTGACCGTGCTGACCAACTCGGCGGTCAGTGAAGTGACTGCCGACGCCCTGATCACCAGCAGCGGGCAAGTGATTCCCGCCAGCCTCAAGGTATGGGCGGCCGGGATTCGTGCACCGGGTTTCCTCAAGGACATCGATGGCCTGGAAACCAACCGCATCAATCAGCTGCAGGTGCTGCAAACCCTGCAAACCACCCGCGACGAAAACATCTTCGCCTTTGGTGATTGCGCTGCCTGCCCGCAACCGGGCACCGACCGCAATGTACCGCCACGGGCCCAGGCTGCACATCAGCAAGCTTCGCTGTTGGCTAAATCGCTGAAATTGCGCATTGAAGGCAAGGAACTGCCAACCTATAAGTACACCGACTACGGTTCGTTGATTTCGCTGTCGCGCTTCTCAGCGGTGGGCAACCTGATGGGCAACCTGACCGGCAGTGTGATGCTGGAAGGTTGGCTGGCGCGGATGTTCTATGTGTCGCTGTACCGCATGCACCAGATGGCGCTGTATGGGTTCTTCCGTACGGCGATGCTGATGTTGGGGAGCAAGATTGGCCGAGGCACCGAACCGCGCCTCAAACTCCACTAA
- the queE gene encoding 7-carboxy-7-deazaguanine synthase QueE, translated as MQDTLRITEVFYSLQGETRTAGLPTVFVRLTGCPLRCQYCDSAYAFSGGTVRTLDDILEQVASYRPRYVCVTGGEPLAQPNAIPLLKQLCDAGYEVSLETSGALDISAVDPRVSRVVDLKTPGSKEAHRNLYANMDLLTANDQVKFVICSRDDYDWASSKLIQYGLDRRAGEVLFSPSHHDLNARDLADWVVADNLPVRLQLQLHKYLWNDEPGR; from the coding sequence ATGCAAGACACATTACGTATTACCGAAGTCTTTTACTCGTTGCAGGGTGAAACGCGTACTGCCGGCCTGCCCACTGTATTTGTGCGGTTGACCGGCTGCCCATTGCGTTGCCAATACTGTGACAGCGCCTACGCCTTCAGTGGCGGCACCGTGCGCACCCTCGACGACATCCTGGAACAGGTTGCCAGCTACCGGCCGCGCTACGTCTGTGTGACGGGCGGTGAGCCGCTGGCGCAACCCAATGCCATTCCCTTGCTCAAGCAGTTGTGTGACGCCGGTTACGAGGTCTCACTGGAAACCAGTGGCGCCCTGGACATTTCCGCTGTCGATCCGCGTGTAAGCCGGGTGGTCGACCTCAAGACGCCAGGCTCCAAGGAAGCGCATCGCAACCTGTACGCAAACATGGACCTGCTGACGGCCAATGATCAGGTCAAATTCGTGATCTGTTCCCGTGACGATTATGACTGGGCCAGCTCCAAGCTGATCCAATACGGCCTGGATCGACGTGCGGGCGAGGTGCTGTTCTCGCCCAGCCACCACGACCTCAACGCTCGCGACCTGGCTGATTGGGTCGTGGCGGACAACCTGCCGGTGCGCCTGCAACTGCAGTTGCATAAATACCTGTGGAATGACGAGCCAGGGCGCTGA
- the ybgF gene encoding tol-pal system protein YbgF: protein MRTCRRALTVLALSLAPLAVWAAVPVTDSNSGYNNSGSSYPPAGYGTNGAYAGGAATSAPSAQGELFNQLQRMQDQLSQQQGAIEVLQNQVNQLKQEGLERYQDLDRRIGAGVAPAATPDNSSTGGAPSAAAGGAAAGAAAAAPAASSEPGDPAKEKLYYDAAFDLIKAKDFDKASQAFTAFLRKYPNSQYAGNAQYWLGEVNLAKGDLQGAGQAFAKVSQLYPKHAKVPDSLYKLADVERRLGHTDKVKGILQQVVAQYPGTSAAQLAQRDLQRL from the coding sequence ATGCGAACGTGCCGTCGTGCTCTAACTGTATTGGCTCTCAGCCTCGCACCGCTTGCGGTGTGGGCTGCGGTTCCTGTAACGGATAGCAACTCAGGCTATAACAATAGCGGGAGCAGTTATCCGCCAGCGGGTTATGGCACGAACGGCGCCTATGCTGGGGGAGCGGCTACGTCCGCTCCCTCGGCACAGGGCGAGCTGTTCAACCAACTGCAACGCATGCAGGATCAATTGTCGCAGCAACAAGGCGCCATTGAAGTGCTGCAGAATCAGGTGAACCAGCTCAAGCAGGAAGGCCTGGAGCGATACCAGGATCTTGATCGTCGTATTGGAGCCGGTGTTGCACCTGCCGCTACTCCTGATAATTCTTCTACCGGTGGCGCGCCAAGCGCTGCCGCCGGTGGCGCAGCAGCTGGGGCCGCCGCGGCTGCCCCTGCCGCCAGCAGCGAACCGGGTGATCCAGCGAAGGAAAAGCTGTATTACGATGCAGCCTTCGACCTGATCAAAGCCAAGGATTTCGATAAGGCCAGCCAGGCCTTTACCGCATTCCTGCGCAAGTACCCCAACAGCCAGTACGCGGGCAACGCCCAGTACTGGTTGGGCGAGGTCAACCTGGCAAAGGGCGATTTGCAGGGGGCAGGCCAGGCTTTCGCCAAGGTCAGCCAGTTGTACCCCAAGCACGCCAAGGTGCCGGATTCGCTGTACAAGCTTGCTGACGTAGAACGCCGCCTGGGTCATACCGACAAGGTCAAAGGCATTCTGCAACAGGTGGTTGCCCAATATCCGGGGACGTCCGCCGCCCAGTTGGCCCAGCGGGATCTGCAGCGCTTGTAA
- the pal gene encoding peptidoglycan-associated lipoprotein Pal → MEMLKFGKFAALALALSVAVGCSSKGGDNAGEGAAVDPNAGYGANTGAVDGSLSEEAALRAITTFYFEYDSSDLKPEAMRALDVHAKDLKANGARVVLEGNTDARGTREYNMALGERRAKAVQRYLVLQGVAPGQLELVSYGKERPVATGNDEQSWAQNRRVELRK, encoded by the coding sequence ATGGAAATGCTGAAGTTTGGTAAGTTTGCTGCTCTGGCTCTGGCTCTGTCCGTAGCCGTTGGTTGCTCCTCTAAAGGCGGCGACAATGCCGGTGAAGGCGCTGCTGTTGATCCAAACGCTGGTTACGGCGCTAACACTGGTGCAGTTGACGGCTCCCTGAGCGAAGAAGCTGCTCTGCGCGCTATCACCACCTTCTACTTCGAATACGACAGTTCGGACCTGAAGCCAGAAGCCATGCGCGCTCTGGACGTTCACGCCAAGGACCTGAAAGCTAACGGCGCTCGCGTTGTTCTGGAAGGTAACACTGACGCCCGTGGTACTCGTGAGTACAACATGGCACTGGGCGAGCGTCGTGCGAAAGCCGTTCAGCGCTACCTGGTACTGCAAGGTGTTGCTCCAGGCCAACTGGAACTGGTTTCCTACGGTAAAGAGCGTCCAGTTGCAACTGGCAACGACGAACAGTCGTGGGCTCAGAACCGTCGCGTCGAACTGCGTAAGTAA